One segment of Solanum lycopersicum chromosome 1, SLM_r2.1 DNA contains the following:
- the LOC101246274 gene encoding zinc finger protein 3-like: MKKPSSIEASSISPTLEESHEVVTNTKKTKEKVVEGSQLKPYVGVRFDHKDHDGYDNNINTNCSNHELNLFSSTPAHASESSNEAKPKERRSSDAKTFSCNFCKREFSTSQALGGHQNAHKQERALAKRRNGLVDVVSPFVPHNYHPYYNPYSNFNSRIPFHGSFASRSSSLGVQGDSHAILEPTSCQKWPFFSSYNFPFNPEKWSSSSSFFRTENYNMGKIGTGSVSLENSSNFENKKSGKGLNLMNSPIDVDNLDGNNYTKMNLGEEEEEKNNEEEEELDLNLKL, encoded by the coding sequence ATGAAAAAGCCATCTTCTATTGAGGCTTCTAGCATATCGCCAACCTTAGAAGAATCTCATGAAGTTGTCACAAACacgaagaaaacaaaagaaaaagttgtGGAAGGCTCGCAATTGAAGCCATATGTTGGTGTAAGGTTTGATCACAAAGATCATGATGGTTACGACAACAACATAAATACTAATTGTTCAAATCATGAACTCAATCTTTTTAGTTCTACTCCGGCTCATGCTAGTGAGTCTTCCAACGAGGCAAAGCCCAAGGAGAGGCGTTCCTCGGATGCTAAGACTTTCTCTTGTAACTTTTGCAAGAGAGAATTCTCCACTTCCCAAGCCTTAGGGGGACACCAAAATGCTCATAAACAGGAGAGGGCATTGGCTAAAAGGAGAAATGGTCTTGTTGATGTCGTTTCACCTTTTGTCCCTCACAATTATCATCCCTACTACAATCCCTATTCAAATTTCAACTCACGCATACCATTTCATGGTTCTTTTGCTTCTCGATCATCATCGCTTGGTGTTCAAGGAgattctcatgcaattcttgAGCCTACTTCCTGTCAGAAATGGCCATTTTTTTCTAGCTACAATTTTCCATTTAACCCTGAGAAGTGGTCATCAAGCTCATCATTTTTTAGGACAGAAAATTACAACATGGGTAAAATTGGAACAGGAAGTGTTTCTTTGGAGAATTCCTCTAATTTTGAGAACAAAAAAAGTGGAAAGGGTTTGAATTTAATGAATTCACCCATCGATGTTGATAATCTTGATGGAAATAATTATACGAAAATGAATTTAggagaggaggaagaagaaaagaataatgaagaagaagaagagctTGATTTGAATCTAAAGCTTTAG
- the LOC101245979 gene encoding zinc finger protein 1-like — protein MNVFAMNKSCSFETSSISATSEESHEIVTKTKKMKEKVVEGSQLKQHESSSGGVLVDLKVHNNNMNTNSSNLELKLFNSTPARASESSNEATPKQRCSSDARTFSCSFCKREFSTSQALGGHQNAHKQERALAKRRNGLVDVVSSFGPPNYHPYYNPYSSFNSHIPFHTSFPTRSSLGLQGDSSMIHKPTSYPTWPYFSAYNFRLNPEKWSASSSSSSFFRTENVLGNNILGASLENSHFEKKNNTKGFSLMNSPINLDDSLNGNNHTKLGLGKEEAKKNNEEEEEESKLDLNLRL, from the coding sequence ATGAATGTCTTTGCAATGAATAAATCATGTTCTTTTGAGACTTCTAGCATATCGGCAACCTCAGAAGAATCTCATGAAATTGTCACAAAAACtaaaaagatgaaagaaaaagtTGTGGAAGGCTCACAGTTGAAGCAACATGAATCATCATCTGGTGGTGTACTTGTTGATCTTAAAgtccacaacaacaacatgaacACTAATAGTTCGAATCTTGAACTCAAACTTTTCAATTCAACTCCAGCTCGTGCTAGTGAGTCTTCCAACGAAGCAACACCCAAGCAGAGGTGTTCTTCGGATGCTAGGACTTTCTCTTGTAGCTTTTGCAAGAGAGAATTCTCCACCTCCCAAGCCTTAGGGGGACACCAGAACGCTCACAAACAAGAGCGGGCTTTGGCTAAAAGACGAAATGGACTTGTTGATGTTGTTTCGTCTTTTGGCCCTCCTAATTATCACCCCTATTATAATCCCTACTCGAGTTTCAACTCACACATACCATTTCATACTTCTTTTCCAACTCGATCATCTCTTGGTCTTCAAGGAGATTCTTCCATGATTCATAAGCCTACCTCCTATCCGACATGGCCATACTTTTCGGCCTACAATTTTCGATTAAACCCTGAGAAATGGTCGGCATCATCATCAAGCTCATCATTTTTTAGAACTGAAAATGTTCTAGGAAATAATATTCTTGGTGCTTCTTTGGAGAATTCTCAttttgagaagaaaaataatacaaagGGTTTCAGTTTAATGAATTCACCAATCAATCTTGACGATAGTCTTAATGGAAATAATCATACAAAGCTTGGATTGGGAAAGGAGGAAGCAAAaaagaataatgaagaagaagaagaagaatcaaaGCTTGATTTGAATCTCAggctttaa